In one Brachyhypopomus gauderio isolate BG-103 unplaced genomic scaffold, BGAUD_0.2 sc81, whole genome shotgun sequence genomic region, the following are encoded:
- the LOC143493076 gene encoding uncharacterized protein LOC143493076 isoform X2: MEQQKRQKGGAEKLRAKEFLVLLLSITILSLAKPLADTDTCAGIQENNHVIHKLPDYIIKAMQDPSCDSHWSINDMVVATNMDGNIDKDYPVISATNTSITMDTCETTLSFHITCVTSDYTKTLQCPCKSSTIPVPNIGPYNYALSLAAYKWLAIVIIICRFIF; the protein is encoded by the exons atggagcaacagaagcGGCAGAAAGGGGGAGCGGAGAAGTTACGCGCGAAGGAAT ttctGGTGCTGCTACTGAGCATTACCATCCTGTCTCTGGCAAAACCTCTTGCTGACACTGACACGTGTGCTGGAATACAAGAAAACAACCACGTCATCCACAAGCTGCCTGACTACATCATCAAGGCCATGCAGGACCCCTCCTGCGATTCCCATTGGTCTATTAAT GACATGGTTGTAGCCACTAACATGGATGGAAACATCGACAAAGATTACCCTGTCATCTCTGCCACGAATACGTCCATCACCATGGATACCTGCGAAACTACACTGTCCTTTCACATCACTTGTGTGACCAGTGAT TACACCAAGACGCTGCAGTGCCCAT GTAAGAGCTCCACAATCCCTGTGCCCAATATAG GGCCGTATAACTACGCTCTGAGTTTAGCTGCCTACA AGTGGCTGGCGATTGTCATTATCATCTGCCGTTTTATCTTTTGa